A window of the Ipomoea triloba cultivar NCNSP0323 chromosome 14, ASM357664v1 genome harbors these coding sequences:
- the LOC116004655 gene encoding conserved oligomeric Golgi complex subunit 2, with translation MTDLHSPQRSPTPGAPPRSATDLFGDPTDANPPQWLNPPLFLSDDFDAETYISDLRTFVPLDTLRSELRSHLSSLQRDLVDLINRDYADFVSLSTKLTDVDAAVVRMRAPLLEIRHKISTFREAVESSLSALHSRLKQRADAGEAREVLELLLDTFHVVSKVEKLIKELPSAATNLANGIANYADNGYLSNGVSFQHTEKGSNLRETQSMHLERIASEMNRLKFYIAHAQNMPFIENMEKRIQNASSLLDTSLGHTLVDGLEHRDANAVYNCLRAYAAIDNTKNAEDIFRSTVVAPLIQKVIPHSLGVSGASGDELEQDYKKIKQYIVADCKFLLDISSTENSGLHVSSFLANSILKEIHSTIQKGKPGVFSPGRPTEFLKNYKASLDFLAYLEGYCPSRSEVLKFRSEVAYTDFMKQWNVGVYFSLRFQEIAGALDSALVVASLVQTSSSEEQRPQDLILKQSATLLKCLHSCWSDDVLVLSCSDKFLRLSLQLLSRYSSWLSAGLAARKAGNTSPSPGCEWAISSASDDFVFIIHDLNCLAEEVCGAYLAHVLELLKSCSTEVLDFVKQSILQGAKSLKDLLPLVISAIVETIVERAVEDIRQLKGITATYRMTNKPLPVRHSPYVSGVLRPLKTFLDGERATTYLTKELRYELLQGAAFKITDRYYELAADLVNVARKTESSLQKIRLGAQRRAGASSDVSDHNISDTDKICMQLFLDIQEYARNLSSLGIDAATIPSYRSLWQCVAPSERQNTISL, from the exons ATGACAGATCTCCACTCTCCTCAGCGATCACCGACTCCAGGAGCTCCGCCGCGCTCCGCCACCGACCTATTCGGGGATCCGACGGACGCCAACCCCCCGCAATGGCTAAACCCTCCGCTGTTCCTCTCCGACGACTTCGACGCCGAGACGTACATTTCGGACCTCCGCACATTCGTCCCACTGGACACTCTCCGTTCGGAGCTCAGGTCACACCTCTCCTCCCTTCAGCGCGACCTCGTCGACCTAATCAACCGCGACTATGCCGATTTCGTCAGCCTCAGCACCAAATTGACCGACGTTGACGCAGCCGTTGTCCGAATGCGTGCCCCCTTGCTCGAGATCCGGCACAAGATCTCCACTTTCCGCGAAGCCGTGGAAAGCTCGCTCAGCGCTCTTCACTCGCGGCTCAAGCAGCGCGCCGATGCCGGTGAGGCTCGGGAAGTTCTGGAGCTCTTGCTCGATACCTTCCACGTTGTGTCGAAG GTGGAGAAATTGATCAAGGAATTGCCAAGTGCGGCTACTAATTTGGCAAATGGAATAGCTAATTATGCGGACAATGGTTATTTAAGCAATGGAGTCTCATTTCAGCATACTGAAAAGGGATCGAATCTTAGAGAAACTCAAAGCATGCATCTTGAGAGAATTGCAAGTGAGATGAATAGACTGAAGTTCTACATAGCTCATGCGCAG AATATGCCTTTCATTGAGAACATGGAGAAGAGGATACAGAATGCTAGTTCATTATTGGATACAAGCCTTGGGCACACTCTTGTAGATGGACTTGAACATAGGGATGCAAATGCAGTATACAATTGCTTGCGTGCATATGCTGCCATTGATAATACAAAGAATGCTGAAGATATATTCCGCTCAACTGTTGTGGCACCATTGATCCAAAAAGTCATCCCACATAGTCTTGGAGTTTCTGGGGCATCTGGAGATGAACTTGAACAGGACTATAAAAAAATCAAGCAATATATTGTAGCAGATTGTAAATTTTTACTGGATATTTCATCAACTG AAAACTCAGGCCTACATGTATCGAGCTTCCTTGCAAATTCTATCCTTAAAGAGATTCACTCTACCATCCAAAAAGGAAAACCGGGAGTGTTTTCTCCTGGAAGGCCTACAGAGTTCTTGAAAAATTACAAAGCAAGCTTGGATTTTTTGGCTTATTTAGAAG GTTACTGTCCATCAAGATCTGAAGTGCTCAAGTTTCGTTCTGAAGTTGCATATACTGATTTTATGAAGCAGTGGAATGTTGGGGTCTATTTCTCATTAAG ATTTCAGGAGATAGCTGGGGCCTTAGATTCTGCCCTAGTGGTTGCTAGCCTTGTACAAACATCGTCATCTGAGGAACAGAGGCCACAAGACCTAATCTTGAAGCAGAGTGCTACCCTTTTAAAGTGCTTGCATTCCTGCTGGAGTGATGATGTTCTTGTGCTTTCTTGCTCTGACAAGTTTCTACGATTATCTTTGCAACTTCTTTCTAG ATACTCTAGTTGGTTGTCTGCTGGATTGGCTGCACGAAAAGCTGGCAATACAAGCCCCAGTCCTGGATGCGAATGGGCTATTTCTTCTGCCTCAGATGACTTTGTCTTT ATAATTCATGATTTGAATTGCTTGGCAGAAGAAGTTTGTGGTGCCTACCTTGCTCATGTACTTGAGTTACTGAAGTCTTGCTCAACTGAAGTACTTGATTTTGTAAAACAAAGTATTTTACAAGGTGCAAAGTCCCTTAAAGATCTTCTGCCCCTTGTGATAAGCGCGATAGTTGAGACAATAGTTGAGAGGGCTGTGGAG GACATTAGACAACTGAAGGGGATAACTGCTACATATAGGATGACAAACAAGCCCCTACCTGTCAGGCATTCCCCATATGTTTCAGGTGTACTCCGGCCATTAAAG ACTTTTTTGGATGGAGAACGCGCTACAACATACTTAACTAAGGAGCTGAGATATGAGCTCTTGCAAGGTGCCGCCTTCAAAATTACTGATCGTTACTATGAATTAGCTGCAGACCTTGTCAATGTG GCTCGGAAAACAGAGTCTTCACTTCAGAAGATACGTTTGGGGGCTCAAAGACGAGCTGGAGCAAGCTCAGACGTCTCTGATCATAATATATCTGATACCGACAAGATCTGTATGCAGTTGTTTCTCGATATTCAG GAATATGCCCGGAACCTTTCTTCCTTAGGGATCGATGCTGCTACAATTCCTTCTTATCGTTCGTTATGGCAGTGTGTTGCCCCTTCGGAAAGGCAAAACACAATAAGCTTGTAG
- the LOC116004918 gene encoding dynamin-related protein 1C, translating into MARMESLIGLVNRIQRACTVLGDHGGEGSLWEALPSVAVVGGQSSGKSSVLESVVGRDFLPRGSGIVTRRPLVLQLHKTEGGAEYAEFLHAPKKRFSDFATVRQEIADETDRITGKTKQISNVPIHLSIYSPNVVNLTLIDLPGLTKVAVEGQPDSIVEDIEGMVRSYVEKPNCIILAISPANQDIATSDAIKLAREVDPSGERTFGVLTKLDLMDQGTNALDVLEGRSYRLQHPWVGIVNRSQADINKNVDMMYARRKEQEYFESSPEYGHLAHKMGSEYLAKLLSQHLEVVIRQRIPGIIALINKTIDELNAELDRIGRPIGVDGGAQLYTILQMCRAFDRIFREHLDGGRPGGDRIYGVFDNQLPAAMKKLPLDRHLSLNNVKKVISEADGYQPHLIAPEQGYRRLIDGCLGYFKGPAEASVDAVHFILKELVRKSIAETEELKRFPTLQSDIAASANDALERFRDESRKTVLRLVEMESSYLTVEYFRKLQSEPEKNPNTNQNSSNTDRYTDHHLRKIGSNVSAYVNMVCDTLKNTIPKAVVYCQVREAKRSLLNKFYSDVGRREKEKLGKMLDEDPSLMARRESIAKKLELYKSARDEIDSVAWK; encoded by the exons ATGGCGAGAATGGAGAGCCTGATCGGACTGGTCAACAGAATCCAACGAGCCTGCACTGTCTTGGGAGATCACGGCGGCGAAGGCTCCCTCTGGGAAGCCCTTCCTTCAGTCGCCGTCGTTGGAGGCCAG AGTTCTGGGAAATCATCAGTGCTGGAAAGCGTTGTCGGGAGAGATTTTCTACCTCGTGGATCGG GCATTGTTACAAGGAGGCCATTGGTGCTGCAACTCCATAAGACTGAGGGAGGAGCTGAATATGCAGAGTTTCTTCATGCTCCTAAAAAAAGATTTTCTGATTTTG CTACTGTGAGGCAAGAGATTGCAGATGAGACAGATCGCATTACAGGGAAGACAAAACAAATCTCAAATGTCCCAATTCACCTGAGCATTTATTCTCCTAATG TGGTAAACTTAACCCTCATTGATCTTCCCGGACTGACGAAGGTTGCTGTAG AGGGGCAGCCAGACAGTATTGTAGAGGATATTGAAGGGATGGTTCGTTCCTATGTGGAGAAG CCCAATTGCATCATTTTGGCTATTTCTCCAGCCAACCAAGACATTGCAACTTCTGATGCTATAAAGCTTGCAAGAGAAGTTGATCCTTCGG GAGAAAGGACATTTGGAGTGTTAACTAAACTAGATCTGATGGATCAAGGAACAAATGCCTTGGAT gtACTTGAAGGTAGATCATATAGGCTCCAACATCCATGGGTTGGAATCGTGAATCGTTCACAGGCTGATATCAATAAGAATGTTGACATGATGTATGCCCGTCGTAAGGAACAAGAGTATTTTGAATCTAGTCCTGAATATGGACATCTGGCACATAAAATGGGTTCTGAGTATCTTGCAAAACTTCTCTCACAG CATTTGGAGGTTGTCATTAGGCAGCGCATACCAGGTATCATTGCATTAATAAATAAGACTATCGATGAGCTTAATGCAGAGTTAGATCGTATTGGAAGGCCTATTGGTGTAGATGGAGGG GCACAGCTGTACACAATTTTGCAAATGTGTCGTGCATTTGATCGCATATTTAGAGAACACCTAGATGGAGG GAGGCCAGGTGGTGATAGGATATATGGCGTTTTTGACAATCAGCTTCCAGCTGCAATGAAAAAACTTCCGCTAGATCGCCACCTGTCATTGAATAATGTTAAGAAAGTCATTAGTGAGGCAGATGGTTATCAGCCTCACCTGATTGCTCCTGAACAAGGATACAGGAGATTGATTGATGGATGTCTTGGATACTTCAAGGGCCCTGCTGAAGCTTCTGTTGATGCG GTGCACTTCATTCTTAAAGAATTGGTGAGGAAGTCCATTGCAGAAACAGAG GAATTGAAGAGATTCCCCACACTTCAATCTGATATAGCTGCTTCCGCAAATGATGCACTAGAGAGGTTTCGTGATGAAAGTCGTAAGACAGTTCTAAGACTGGTGGAAATGGAATCTTCCTACCTGACTGTGGAGTATTTCAGGAAGCTTCAGTCAGAGCCAGAGAAAAATCCAAACACAAACCAAAATAGTTCAAATACAGATCGCTACACAGATCATCATCTAAGGAAAATTG GTTCAAACGTCTCTGCATATGTTAACATGGTCTGTGACACCTTAAAGAATACTATTCCAAAGGCTGTTGTATATTGCCAAGTTCGCGAGGCTAAGAGATCACTGTTGAATAAGTTCTATTCTGATGTAGGAAGAAGAGAG AAGGAGAAGCTGGGTAAAATGCTTGATGAAGATCCTTCACttatggcaaggagggaatccATAGCCAAGAAGCTGGAGTTATACAAATCTGCCAGAGATGAGATTGACTCTGTTGCATGGAAATGA
- the LOC116005292 gene encoding long chain base biosynthesis protein 2a-like isoform X1, producing MITIPYFTALTTFFSYVLLFAFGQLRDFFRKAIHWYDSRNLQGYAPICLGLEDFYIRRLYLRIQDCFGRPISSPPDAWFDVVERVSNDNNKTLKRTLKITKCLNLGSYNYLGFAASDEYCTPRVIESMRKFSPSTCSSRVEGGTLSIHTELEECVANFVRKPAAIVFGMGYVTNSAILPVLIRKGGLIISDSLNHNSIVNGARGSGATIRVFQHNTPSHLENVLREQIGEGQPRTHRPWKKIIVVVEGIYSMEGELCKLLEIVAICKKYKAYVYLDEAHSIGAIGKTGRGVCELLGVDTADVDVMMGTFTKSFGSCGGYIAGSKELIQYLKHTCPAHLYATSISPPAAQQIISAIKVILGQDGSSRGAQKLARIRENNNFFRTELQKMGFEVLGDNDSPVMPIMLYNPAKIPAFSRECLKQNVAVVTVAFPATPLLLARARICISAAHTREDLLKALEVISRVGDMVGIKYFPADSYKQQLEENRVMQD from the exons ATGATTACAATCCCGTATTTCACTGCTTTGACCACCTTCTTCAGCTATGTCCTCCTCTTTGCATTTGGCCAATTGCGTGACTTTTTCAGAAAAGCCATTCATTGGTATGACTCCAGAAATCTTCAG GGATATGCTCCAATTTGCTTAGGGCTTGAAGATTTCTACATCCGCCGGTTGTATCTTCGGATTCAA GACTGTTTTGGACGACCAATTTCAAGTCCTCCTGATGCTTGGTTTGATGTGGTGGAGCGTGTGTCTAATGATAACAATAAAACTCTAAA GCGTACCTTGAAAATTACCAAGTGCCTTAACTTGGGATCATATAACTATCTTGGTTTTGCTGCATCTGATGAATATTGCACACCTCGTGTGATTGAGTCCATGAGAAAATTTTCTCCAAGCACTTGTAGTAGCCGTGTAGAAGGAG GCACACTGTCAATACACACTGAACTGGAGGAATGCGTTGCTAATTTTGTTAGAAAACCAGCTGCTATAGTTTTTGGCATGGGCTATGTAACAAACTCAGCAATTCTTCCTGTCTTGATTCGAAAG GGTGGCTTGATTATCAGTGATTCTCTAAACCACAACTCTATTGTTAATGGTGCTCGAGGCTCTGGAGCTACTATTCGTGTCTTCCAACATAACA CACCCTCCCACTTGGAGAATGTTTTGAGAGAACAAATTGGTGAAGGACAACCCAGAACACATAGGCCTTGGAAGAAGATAATTGTTGTAGTGGAGGGCATATACAGCATGGAAGGGGAACTCTGCAAGCTTCTTGAGATTGTTGCCATATGCAAGAAATACAAG GCATATGTTTATTTGGATGAAGCTCATAGCATTGGAGCAATTGGCAAAACTGGAAGGGGTGTTTGTGAGCTCTTAGGAGTTGACACAGCAGATGTGGATGTCATGATGGGAACTTTCACAAAATCATTTGGATCCTGTGGTGGTTATATTGCTGGATCCAAg GAACTGATTCAATATCTCAAGCACACATGCCCTGCTCATTTGTATGCAACATCAATATCACCTCCTGCTGCCCAACAAATTATTTCTGCCATAAAAGTTATCCTTGGACAAGACGGCTCTAGTAGAG GGGCTCAAAAACTAGCCCGTATACGAGAGAACAACAACTTTTTCCGAACTGAACTGCAGAAAATGGGATTTGAGGTCCTGGGAGATAACGATTCACCTGTAATGCCCATAATGCTCTACAATCCAGCAAAAATACCTGCCTTTTCACGGGAGTGTCTCAAACAGAAT GTGGCTGTGGTTACAGTTGCTTTTCCAGCAACTCCTCTACTATTGGCTAGAGCACGAATATGCATTTCTGCTGCTCACACAAGGGAAGACCTTCTCAAAGCATTGGAG GTTATCAGCAGAGTTGGTGATATGGTTGGCATTAAATACTTTCCTGCTGACTCCTATAAACAACAGTTGGAAGAAAATAGAGTTATGCAGGACTGA
- the LOC116005292 gene encoding long chain base biosynthesis protein 2a-like isoform X2: MITIPYFTALTTFFSYVLLFAFGQLRDFFRKAIHWYDSRNLQGYAPICLGLEDFYIRRLYLRIQDCFGRPISSPPDAWFDVVERVSNDNNKTLKRTLKITKCLNLGSYNYLGFAASDEYCTPRVIESMRKFSPSTCSSRVEGGTLSIHTELEECVANFVRKPAAIVFGMGYVTNSAILPVLIRKGGLIISDSLNHNSIVNGARGSGATIRVFQHNTPSHLENVLREQIGEGQPRTHRPWKKIIVVVEGIYSMEGELCKLLEIVAICKKYKAYVYLDEAHSIGAIGKTGRGVCELLGVDTADVDVMMGTFTKSFGSCGGYIAGSKELIQYLKHTCPAHLYATSISPPAAQQIISAIKVILGQDGSSRGAQKLARIRENNNFFRTELQKMGFEVLGDNDSPVMPIMLYNPAKIPAFSRECLKQNVAVVTVAFPATPLLLARARICISAAHTREDLLKALESS; encoded by the exons ATGATTACAATCCCGTATTTCACTGCTTTGACCACCTTCTTCAGCTATGTCCTCCTCTTTGCATTTGGCCAATTGCGTGACTTTTTCAGAAAAGCCATTCATTGGTATGACTCCAGAAATCTTCAG GGATATGCTCCAATTTGCTTAGGGCTTGAAGATTTCTACATCCGCCGGTTGTATCTTCGGATTCAA GACTGTTTTGGACGACCAATTTCAAGTCCTCCTGATGCTTGGTTTGATGTGGTGGAGCGTGTGTCTAATGATAACAATAAAACTCTAAA GCGTACCTTGAAAATTACCAAGTGCCTTAACTTGGGATCATATAACTATCTTGGTTTTGCTGCATCTGATGAATATTGCACACCTCGTGTGATTGAGTCCATGAGAAAATTTTCTCCAAGCACTTGTAGTAGCCGTGTAGAAGGAG GCACACTGTCAATACACACTGAACTGGAGGAATGCGTTGCTAATTTTGTTAGAAAACCAGCTGCTATAGTTTTTGGCATGGGCTATGTAACAAACTCAGCAATTCTTCCTGTCTTGATTCGAAAG GGTGGCTTGATTATCAGTGATTCTCTAAACCACAACTCTATTGTTAATGGTGCTCGAGGCTCTGGAGCTACTATTCGTGTCTTCCAACATAACA CACCCTCCCACTTGGAGAATGTTTTGAGAGAACAAATTGGTGAAGGACAACCCAGAACACATAGGCCTTGGAAGAAGATAATTGTTGTAGTGGAGGGCATATACAGCATGGAAGGGGAACTCTGCAAGCTTCTTGAGATTGTTGCCATATGCAAGAAATACAAG GCATATGTTTATTTGGATGAAGCTCATAGCATTGGAGCAATTGGCAAAACTGGAAGGGGTGTTTGTGAGCTCTTAGGAGTTGACACAGCAGATGTGGATGTCATGATGGGAACTTTCACAAAATCATTTGGATCCTGTGGTGGTTATATTGCTGGATCCAAg GAACTGATTCAATATCTCAAGCACACATGCCCTGCTCATTTGTATGCAACATCAATATCACCTCCTGCTGCCCAACAAATTATTTCTGCCATAAAAGTTATCCTTGGACAAGACGGCTCTAGTAGAG GGGCTCAAAAACTAGCCCGTATACGAGAGAACAACAACTTTTTCCGAACTGAACTGCAGAAAATGGGATTTGAGGTCCTGGGAGATAACGATTCACCTGTAATGCCCATAATGCTCTACAATCCAGCAAAAATACCTGCCTTTTCACGGGAGTGTCTCAAACAGAAT GTGGCTGTGGTTACAGTTGCTTTTCCAGCAACTCCTCTACTATTGGCTAGAGCACGAATATGCATTTCTGCTGCTCACACAAGGGAAGACCTTCTCAAAGCATTGGAG AGTAGTTAA
- the LOC116005127 gene encoding receptor-like protein EIX2 has protein sequence MKHNTYNNIMLLLVFLLFICKFEYCYSNNNGSCIEVERVALLRFKDSLIDRSNRLSSWTGLDCCAWEGVSCGSVTGHVWKLDLHNPVTYDDDVDMYWNNCLGGEISHSLINLTFLNYLDLSLNNFSEIQIPEFLGSLKNLRYLNLALSGFVGKIPPHLGNLSRLEYLNLEHSFEFGFYANNLVTNNLDWLAGLSSLKSLDMSNVFIQRSENLFGTINKLVSLSSLNLDYCQLNITNPPSIVNSTSLISLDQ, from the exons atgaaacataatacttacaataatattatgctGCTGCTCGTTTTTCTTCTATTCATTTGCAAATTTGAGTATTGTTATTCAAACAATAATGGTAGCTGCATTGAAGTGGAACGAGTTGCTCTTCTCAGGTTCAAGGACAGCCTAATCGACAGATCAAATCGTCTCTCCTCATGGACCGGTCTAGACTGTTGTGCATGGGAAGGAGTTTCTTGTGGCTCTGTAACTGGTCATGTTTGGAAGCTTGACTTACATAACCCAGTTAcatatgatgatgatgttgataTGTATTGGAACAATTGCTTGGGAGGTGAGATAAGTCATTCTCTAATCAACTTGACATTTTTGAATTACCTTGATTTAAGCTTGAACAATTTCTCTGAGATCCAAATTCCtgaattcttgggatctttaaAAAACTTGAGGTATCTTAACCTCGCACTCTCAGGTTTTGTGGGAAAGATTCCCCCTCATCTAGGGAATCTTTCGAGGCTAGAGTATCTCAACCTTGAACATTCATTTGAATTTGGCTTTTATGCTAATAACTTGGTTACAAATAACTTGGATTGGTTGGCCGGTCTTTCTTCACTAAAAAGCCTTGACATGTCTAATGTTTTCATTCAACGAAGTGAAAATTTGTTTGGCACGATCAATAAA CTTGTGTCTCTCTCTTCTTTAAACTTGGATTATTGTCAGCTTAACATTACCAATCCTCCTTCAATTGTTAATTCCACTTCTCTCATCTCCCTGGATCAATAA